From one Streptomyces sp. CA-210063 genomic stretch:
- a CDS encoding ABC transporter permease: MTSPTKAEGSGSAVALDPELETATEVAKGEKKLEGRSPGQLMWQRFKRDRTGVVSACVVIFFFAIAALAPVISSLYGKDPYTLYAQEPDYPFLLDDFAMPTGSFGGMSGDFWFGVEPKLGRDVFTMLLYGMRTSLYMAVIVTLFSVITGVLIGMVGGYFGGRVDYWVGRITDFFLGFPQQLFFIAFMPVVTALFVDPRDETPTFLRAVAIILVMWFLGWMGLARLVRSSVLSLREREFVEAAKVSGASPWRIVRKEILPNIVTPILVQGTYILPSTILSIAFLSFVGVGFPEPTPDWGRMFAVGADVYEQDPMFMFFPGVAMVVFVLCFNLLGDSVRDAFDPKTGR; the protein is encoded by the coding sequence ATGACCAGTCCAACCAAGGCCGAGGGCTCCGGCTCCGCGGTCGCCTTGGACCCCGAGCTCGAGACGGCCACCGAGGTCGCCAAGGGTGAGAAGAAGCTTGAGGGTCGTTCCCCCGGCCAGTTGATGTGGCAACGCTTCAAGCGGGACCGTACGGGAGTCGTCTCCGCGTGCGTAGTGATTTTCTTCTTCGCGATCGCCGCGCTCGCGCCGGTGATCTCGAGCCTGTACGGCAAGGACCCCTACACGCTCTACGCGCAGGAGCCCGACTACCCGTTCCTGCTCGACGACTTCGCGATGCCCACCGGTTCGTTCGGCGGCATGTCGGGTGACTTCTGGTTCGGTGTCGAGCCGAAGCTGGGCCGCGACGTGTTCACGATGCTGCTGTACGGCATGCGGACCTCGCTCTACATGGCGGTCATCGTCACCCTGTTCAGCGTGATCACCGGTGTCCTCATCGGTATGGTCGGCGGCTACTTCGGGGGCCGGGTCGACTACTGGGTGGGCCGGATCACCGACTTCTTCCTCGGCTTCCCGCAGCAGCTGTTCTTCATCGCCTTCATGCCGGTGGTCACCGCGCTGTTCGTCGACCCGAGGGACGAGACGCCGACGTTTCTTCGCGCCGTGGCCATCATCCTGGTGATGTGGTTCCTCGGCTGGATGGGCCTGGCCCGTCTGGTGCGCAGCTCGGTGCTCTCGCTGCGGGAGCGCGAGTTCGTGGAGGCGGCGAAGGTCTCGGGGGCCTCGCCCTGGCGCATCGTGCGCAAGGAGATCCTGCCGAACATCGTCACCCCGATCCTGGTGCAGGGTACGTACATCCTGCCCAGCACGATCCTCTCCATCGCCTTCCTCTCGTTCGTCGGCGTCGGCTTCCCCGAGCCCACTCCTGACTGGGGCCGCATGTTCGCCGTCGGTGCCGACGTCTACGAGCAGGACCCGATGTTCATGTTCTTCCCGGGCGTGGCGATGGTGGTCTTCGTGCTCTGCTTCAACCTTCTCGGCGACTCCGTCCGGGACGCTTTCGACCCCAAGACCGGACGGTAA
- the typA gene encoding translational GTPase TypA — MATRHDIRNVAIVAHVDHGKTTLVDAMLKQAGAFAAHAAESLDDRMMDSNDLEREKGITILAKNTAVKYHPKDGGDVITINIIDTPGHADFGGEVERGLSMVDAVVLLVDASEGPLPQTRFVLRKALQARMPVILCINKTDRPDSRIDEVVNETYDLFLDLDADEEQIEFPIVYACARDGVASLTKPEDGTVPADSDSLEPFFSTILSHVPAPEYDEAAPLQAHVTNLDADNFLGRIALLRVEQGELRKGQTVTWIKRDGTMSNVRITELMMTEALTRKPAEVAGPGDICAVAGITDIMIGETLADPENPIALPLITVDEPAISMTIGTNTSPLVGRGGTGKGADNKAAVKDRKVTARQVKDRLDRELVGNVSLRVLDTERPDAWEVQGRGELALAILVEQMRREGFELTIGKPQVVTKIVDGKVYEPVERMTIDVPEEHMGAVTQLMGVRKGRMDNMSNHGSGWVRMEFVVPSRGLIGFRTEFLTGTRGTGIAHSIHEGHEPWFGTLTTRNNGSLVADRSGAVTAFAMTNLQERGVLFTDPGTEVYEGMIVGENSRSDDMDVNITKEKKLTNMRSSSADSFEAIVPPRKLSLEQSLEFCRDDECVEVTPEAVRIRKVNLDARERARAASRAKHG, encoded by the coding sequence ATGGCCACGCGCCACGACATCCGCAACGTTGCCATCGTCGCCCACGTCGACCATGGCAAGACCACTCTGGTCGACGCCATGCTCAAGCAGGCCGGTGCCTTCGCCGCGCACGCCGCCGAGTCGCTCGACGACCGCATGATGGACTCGAACGACCTGGAGCGTGAGAAGGGCATCACGATCCTCGCCAAGAACACGGCGGTGAAGTACCACCCGAAGGATGGCGGCGACGTCATCACCATCAACATCATCGACACCCCCGGCCACGCCGACTTCGGCGGCGAGGTCGAGCGCGGTCTGTCGATGGTGGACGCCGTCGTCCTGCTCGTCGACGCCTCCGAGGGCCCGCTGCCGCAGACGCGCTTCGTGCTCCGCAAGGCGCTGCAGGCACGGATGCCCGTGATCCTCTGCATCAACAAGACCGACCGCCCCGACTCCCGGATCGACGAGGTCGTCAACGAGACGTACGACCTGTTCCTGGACCTGGACGCGGACGAGGAGCAGATCGAGTTCCCGATCGTCTACGCGTGTGCGCGGGACGGGGTGGCCTCGCTGACCAAGCCGGAGGACGGCACGGTCCCGGCCGACAGCGACAGCCTGGAGCCGTTCTTCTCCACGATCCTCTCGCACGTCCCGGCCCCGGAGTACGACGAGGCCGCTCCGCTCCAGGCGCACGTCACGAACCTGGACGCCGACAACTTCCTCGGCCGTATCGCGCTGCTCCGCGTCGAGCAGGGGGAGCTGCGCAAGGGGCAGACCGTCACGTGGATCAAGCGTGACGGCACGATGTCCAACGTCCGCATCACCGAGCTGATGATGACCGAGGCACTCACCCGCAAGCCCGCCGAGGTGGCCGGCCCCGGTGACATCTGCGCCGTCGCCGGTATCACGGACATCATGATCGGCGAGACCCTCGCGGACCCCGAGAACCCGATCGCGCTGCCGCTGATCACGGTCGACGAGCCGGCGATCTCGATGACCATCGGTACGAACACCTCGCCGCTGGTCGGCCGTGGCGGCACCGGCAAGGGCGCCGACAACAAGGCCGCGGTCAAGGACCGCAAGGTCACCGCCCGTCAGGTCAAGGACCGTCTGGACCGCGAGCTGGTCGGTAACGTCAGCCTCCGCGTCCTCGACACCGAGCGTCCCGACGCCTGGGAGGTCCAGGGGCGTGGTGAGCTGGCGCTGGCCATCCTGGTCGAGCAGATGCGCCGTGAGGGCTTCGAGCTGACCATCGGCAAGCCGCAGGTCGTCACCAAGATCGTCGACGGCAAGGTCTACGAGCCGGTCGAGCGCATGACGATCGACGTCCCCGAGGAGCACATGGGCGCGGTCACGCAGCTCATGGGCGTCCGCAAGGGCCGCATGGACAACATGTCGAACCACGGCTCCGGCTGGGTCCGCATGGAGTTCGTCGTCCCGTCCCGCGGCCTCATCGGCTTCCGTACGGAGTTCCTGACGGGTACGCGTGGCACGGGCATCGCCCACTCCATCCACGAGGGCCACGAGCCGTGGTTCGGCACGCTGACGACCCGTAACAACGGCTCGCTCGTCGCCGACCGCTCCGGCGCCGTCACCGCGTTCGCGATGACGAACCTCCAGGAGCGCGGCGTGCTGTTCACCGACCCCGGCACCGAGGTGTACGAGGGCATGATCGTCGGTGAGAACTCGCGCTCCGACGACATGGACGTGAACATCACCAAGGAGAAGAAGCTCACGAACATGCGGTCGTCCTCGGCCGACTCGTTCGAGGCGATCGTCCCGCCGCGCAAGCTCTCCCTGGAGCAGTCCCTGGAGTTCTGCCGCGACGACGAGTGCGTCGAGGTGACCCCGGAGGCCGTACGCATTCGCAAGGTCAACCTGGACGCCCGCGAGCGCGCCCGCGCGGCCAGCCGGGCGAAGCACGGCTGA
- a CDS encoding ABC transporter family substrate-binding protein, with protein MSHDGVGLRAVMRSVAFLTAGALAVPLLTGCGEEDPAGKPVAGQDIAPADRDLLKDGGTLRWAVDAVPETLNTFQADADPATARIAGAVLPSMYRIDAAGRPRLNSDYLESAEVVEREPRQVVLYKLHQEAVWSDGREVGAADFAAQWRALSGKDSAYWTARNAGYERIQKVERGENDLEVRVTFARPYADWKSLFSPLYPKQVMGTPDSFNDGARNRLKVTAGPFALKEVDRKDGEVTLTRNLRWWGRSPKLSELVLRAVPRDERVKALAEEKVDLAEIDSAQAERITQASRDKKKSQAAGPLSRSGGPAHGPGSDLTPAKSLRSWAVAHGSDEKAADAEAGARQERRQAIAEYTAQQSALRGFAVRRSLEPAFTQLALNGSEGPLADERVRRAVARALDRKELAALVLKPLGLPAVPVGSHLALEGQAAYADNSGALGGQDTEEARALLADAGWERGGPLEKDKKAAGAEGEKGAPGAEADTDSSEDEDGGDGTPIVGDDDKPSDADGKKGEEGAHLAQDGKQFKPGGAPGAYAPKGTRAPADAARGPLAKDGKPLTLRFVLPSGPGTEALRTVGERIAVMLDRIGIRTEISKVADESYFKDHIANGQYDLALYSWPTSAYPATDARPIYAKPVPAADGSLSVEQNYTRVGTDQVDQLFDQAVASLNESETRSLIRKADARIWAAAGSIPLYQRPQLVAARTDLANAGAFGFQTPLYEDMGFLKKGARAPANSTDE; from the coding sequence ATGTCCCACGACGGCGTCGGACTGCGCGCGGTCATGCGCTCGGTCGCCTTCCTCACCGCGGGTGCGCTCGCGGTGCCCCTGCTCACCGGGTGCGGAGAGGAGGACCCCGCGGGCAAGCCCGTCGCGGGACAGGACATCGCCCCGGCGGACCGGGACCTGCTCAAGGACGGCGGCACCCTGCGCTGGGCGGTGGACGCCGTACCGGAGACGCTGAACACGTTCCAGGCGGACGCCGACCCGGCCACGGCACGGATCGCCGGTGCCGTACTGCCGTCGATGTACCGCATCGACGCCGCCGGGCGCCCCCGGCTCAACTCGGACTACCTGGAGTCCGCGGAGGTCGTCGAACGCGAGCCCCGGCAGGTCGTGCTCTACAAGCTCCACCAGGAGGCGGTGTGGAGCGACGGCCGGGAGGTCGGCGCCGCCGACTTCGCCGCGCAGTGGCGTGCCCTGTCCGGCAAGGACTCCGCGTACTGGACGGCCAGGAACGCCGGCTACGAACGCATCCAGAAGGTCGAGCGGGGCGAGAACGACCTGGAGGTCCGGGTCACCTTCGCCCGTCCGTACGCCGACTGGAAGTCGCTGTTCTCGCCGCTGTACCCCAAGCAGGTGATGGGCACCCCCGACTCCTTCAACGACGGCGCCCGCAACAGGCTCAAGGTCACCGCCGGGCCCTTCGCGCTGAAGGAGGTCGACCGCAAGGACGGCGAGGTCACCCTCACCCGCAACCTCCGCTGGTGGGGCCGCTCGCCCAAGCTCTCCGAGCTGGTCCTGCGGGCCGTACCGCGCGACGAGCGGGTCAAGGCGCTGGCCGAGGAAAAAGTCGACCTCGCCGAGATCGACTCGGCGCAGGCCGAGCGGATCACGCAGGCCTCGCGCGACAAGAAGAAGTCGCAGGCCGCCGGTCCTCTCTCGCGGAGCGGCGGCCCCGCCCACGGCCCCGGCTCCGACCTGACGCCCGCGAAGTCGCTGCGGTCCTGGGCCGTCGCGCACGGCTCGGACGAGAAGGCCGCGGACGCGGAGGCCGGCGCCCGGCAGGAGCGGCGCCAGGCGATCGCCGAGTACACCGCCCAGCAGTCCGCCCTGCGCGGCTTCGCCGTCCGCCGGTCCCTCGAACCCGCCTTCACCCAGCTCGCCCTCAACGGCTCCGAGGGCCCCCTCGCCGACGAGCGCGTCCGCCGCGCCGTGGCCCGCGCCCTCGACCGTAAGGAGCTCGCCGCGCTCGTCCTGAAACCCCTCGGCCTGCCCGCCGTCCCCGTCGGCAGCCACCTCGCCCTCGAAGGCCAGGCCGCCTACGCCGACAACAGCGGCGCCCTCGGCGGCCAGGACACCGAGGAGGCGCGGGCCCTGCTCGCCGACGCCGGATGGGAACGGGGCGGCCCGCTCGAGAAGGACAAGAAGGCGGCCGGTGCGGAGGGGGAGAAGGGCGCCCCCGGCGCCGAGGCGGATACCGACTCGTCCGAGGACGAGGACGGGGGCGACGGCACCCCCATCGTCGGCGACGACGACAAGCCTTCCGACGCCGACGGGAAGAAGGGCGAGGAGGGCGCGCACCTCGCTCAGGACGGCAAGCAGTTCAAGCCGGGCGGCGCGCCGGGCGCGTACGCGCCGAAGGGGACGCGGGCGCCCGCCGACGCCGCGCGGGGGCCGCTCGCCAAGGACGGCAAGCCGCTGACGCTGCGGTTCGTGCTGCCGTCGGGGCCGGGTACGGAGGCGCTGCGGACCGTCGGTGAGCGGATCGCGGTGATGCTGGACCGCATCGGGATCCGGACGGAGATCTCCAAGGTCGCCGACGAGAGCTACTTCAAGGATCACATCGCGAACGGGCAGTACGACCTCGCGCTGTACTCCTGGCCGACCTCCGCCTACCCCGCCACCGACGCCCGGCCCATCTACGCCAAGCCGGTCCCCGCGGCCGACGGCTCGCTGAGCGTGGAGCAGAACTACACGCGGGTCGGCACGGACCAGGTCGACCAGCTCTTCGACCAGGCGGTGGCCAGCCTGAACGAGTCCGAGACCCGCTCCCTGATCCGCAAGGCGGACGCCCGCATCTGGGCCGCCGCCGGCTCCATCCCCCTCTACCAGCGGCCCCAGCTCGTCGCCGCCCGCACCGACCTGGCGAACGCGGGCGCCTTCGGCTTCCAGACCCCCCTCTACGAGGACATGGGCTTCCTGAAGAAGGGCGCGCGGGCGCCGGCGAACTCCACAGACGAATAG
- a CDS encoding fumarate reductase/succinate dehydrogenase flavoprotein subunit: MSVVARQEWDVVVIGAGGAGLRAAIEARERGARTAVICKSLFGKAHTVMAEGGIAAAMGNVNAGDNWQVHFRDTMRGGKFLNQWRMAELHAQEAPDRVWELETWGALFDRTKDGRISQRNFGGHEYPRLAHVGDRTGLELIRTLQQKIVALQQEDHKETGDYESRLKVFQECTVTRVLKDGSRVSGVFGYERESGRFFVLEAPAVVIATGGIGKSFKVTSNSWEYTGDGHALALLAGAPLLNMEFVQFHPTGMVWPPSVKGILVTESVRGDGGVLRNSEGKRFMFDYIPDVFKEKYAQSEEEGDRWYEDPDHNRRPPELLPRDEVARAINAEVKAGRGSPHGGVFLDVSTRMPAEVIRRRLPSMYHQFKELADVDITAEAMEVGPTCHYVMGGIAVESDTAAARGVPGLFAAGEVAGGMHGSNRLGGNSLSDLLVFGRRAGLHAAEHAAGLIGARPPVDDVEVDTAAAEALRPFSAEGPAPGQPEKAAGKPPENPYTLHQELQQAMNDLVGIIRREGEMEQALEKLADLRVRARRAGVEGHRQFNPGWHLALDLRNMLLVSECVARAALERTESRGGHTREDHPAMEREWRRINLLCRLTDSTGGPAAMDPVVGQIALTRETTEPIRPDLLALFDKEELVKYLAEEELYE; encoded by the coding sequence ATGTCCGTGGTCGCACGACAGGAGTGGGACGTCGTCGTGATCGGCGCCGGAGGCGCCGGACTGCGCGCCGCGATCGAGGCCCGCGAGCGGGGCGCCCGTACGGCCGTGATCTGCAAGTCCCTGTTCGGCAAGGCCCACACGGTGATGGCCGAGGGCGGCATCGCGGCCGCCATGGGCAACGTCAACGCCGGTGACAACTGGCAGGTCCACTTCCGCGACACCATGCGCGGCGGCAAGTTCCTCAACCAGTGGCGGATGGCGGAGCTGCACGCCCAGGAGGCCCCCGACCGGGTGTGGGAGCTGGAGACCTGGGGCGCCCTCTTCGACCGTACGAAGGACGGCCGCATCTCGCAGCGCAACTTCGGCGGTCACGAGTATCCGCGCCTCGCCCACGTCGGCGACCGTACGGGCCTCGAACTCATCCGCACGCTCCAACAGAAGATCGTCGCCCTCCAGCAGGAGGACCACAAGGAGACCGGTGACTACGAGTCCCGGCTGAAGGTCTTCCAGGAGTGCACGGTCACGAGGGTCCTCAAAGACGGCTCGCGGGTGAGTGGCGTCTTCGGCTACGAACGCGAGTCGGGCCGTTTCTTCGTCCTCGAAGCGCCCGCCGTCGTCATCGCCACCGGTGGCATCGGCAAGTCCTTCAAGGTGACGTCGAACTCGTGGGAGTACACGGGCGACGGGCACGCCCTGGCGCTGCTGGCCGGCGCACCCCTGCTGAACATGGAGTTCGTGCAGTTCCATCCGACGGGCATGGTCTGGCCGCCGTCGGTGAAGGGCATCCTCGTCACGGAGTCGGTGCGCGGGGACGGCGGGGTGCTCAGGAACTCCGAGGGCAAGCGGTTCATGTTCGACTACATCCCGGACGTCTTCAAGGAGAAGTACGCGCAGTCCGAGGAGGAGGGCGACCGCTGGTACGAGGACCCGGACCACAACCGGCGCCCGCCCGAGCTGCTGCCGCGTGACGAGGTGGCGCGGGCCATCAACGCCGAGGTGAAGGCGGGCCGGGGCTCCCCGCACGGCGGTGTCTTCCTGGACGTGTCCACGCGGATGCCGGCCGAGGTCATCCGCCGCCGCCTCCCCTCCATGTATCACCAGTTCAAGGAGCTGGCGGACGTCGACATCACGGCGGAGGCGATGGAGGTCGGGCCGACCTGTCACTACGTGATGGGCGGTATCGCGGTCGAGTCGGACACGGCGGCGGCGCGCGGCGTGCCGGGTCTGTTCGCGGCCGGTGAGGTGGCCGGCGGTATGCACGGCTCCAACCGGCTGGGCGGCAACTCCCTCTCCGACCTGCTGGTCTTCGGCCGCCGGGCGGGGCTGCACGCGGCCGAGCACGCGGCGGGACTCATCGGGGCACGTCCCCCGGTGGACGACGTCGAGGTCGACACGGCCGCCGCCGAGGCCCTGCGTCCCTTCTCCGCCGAGGGCCCGGCGCCGGGACAGCCCGAGAAGGCGGCGGGAAAGCCGCCGGAGAACCCGTACACCCTCCACCAGGAACTCCAGCAGGCCATGAACGACCTGGTCGGCATCATCCGCCGCGAGGGCGAGATGGAACAGGCGCTGGAGAAGCTGGCCGATCTGCGGGTGCGGGCCCGCCGGGCGGGTGTCGAGGGGCACCGGCAGTTCAACCCGGGCTGGCATCTCGCCCTGGATCTGCGGAACATGCTGCTGGTGAGTGAGTGTGTGGCGCGGGCCGCGCTGGAGCGTACGGAGTCGCGGGGCGGCCACACCCGCGAGGACCACCCGGCGATGGAGCGCGAGTGGCGTCGTATCAATCTGCTGTGCCGACTCACCGACTCCACGGGCGGGCCGGCGGCCATGGACCCCGTCGTCGGCCAGATCGCCCTGACCCGTGAGACCACCGAGCCCATCCGCCCGGACCTGCTCGCTCTCTTCGACAAGGAGGAGCTGGTCAAGTACCTCGCCGAAGAGGAGCTGTACGAGTGA
- a CDS encoding succinate dehydrogenase/fumarate reductase iron-sulfur subunit: MSGYEARFKVWRGDVRGGGLEDFKVEVNEGEVVLDIIHRLQATQAPDLAVRWNCKAGKCGSCSAEINGRPRLLCMTRMSVFEQEETITVTPLRAFPVIRDLVTDVGFNYAKAREVPSFVPPEDVGPGEYRMMQEDVDRPQEFRKCIECFLCQDTCHVVRDHEENKPAFAGPRFLMRVAELDMHPLDAAEETGLDRKKTAQDEHGLGYCNITKCCTEVCPEGIKITDNALIPLKERAVDRKYDPLVWLGSKIRRRSSAG; encoded by the coding sequence ATGAGCGGCTACGAGGCCCGCTTCAAGGTGTGGCGGGGCGATGTGCGGGGCGGCGGCCTGGAGGACTTCAAGGTCGAGGTGAACGAGGGCGAGGTGGTCCTCGACATCATCCACCGGCTCCAGGCGACCCAGGCCCCCGATCTCGCCGTCCGCTGGAACTGCAAGGCGGGCAAGTGCGGTTCGTGCTCCGCCGAGATCAACGGGCGGCCCCGGCTGTTGTGCATGACCCGGATGTCGGTGTTCGAGCAGGAGGAGACGATCACCGTCACCCCCCTGCGGGCCTTCCCGGTGATCCGTGACCTGGTCACGGACGTGGGGTTCAACTACGCCAAGGCGCGTGAGGTCCCTTCCTTCGTGCCGCCGGAGGATGTCGGCCCGGGCGAGTACCGGATGATGCAGGAGGACGTGGACCGCCCGCAGGAGTTCCGCAAGTGCATCGAGTGCTTCCTGTGCCAGGACACCTGCCATGTCGTCCGCGACCACGAGGAGAACAAGCCGGCCTTCGCCGGCCCCCGCTTCCTCATGAGGGTCGCCGAGCTGGACATGCACCCGCTGGACGCGGCCGAGGAGACCGGCCTGGACCGCAAGAAGACGGCCCAGGACGAACACGGTCTCGGCTACTGCAACATCACCAAGTGCTGCACGGAGGTGTGCCCCGAGGGCATCAAGATCACGGACAACGCGCTGATCCCCCTCAAGGAACGTGCCGTCGACCGCAAGTACGACCCGCTGGTGTGGCTGGGCTCGAAGATCAGGAGGCGTTCCTCAGCAGGGTGA
- a CDS encoding SpoIIE family protein phosphatase: protein MSEIPAKATESTGAKNPSDRARPDAADGSGLGGATRDSGAARDRTGDGLTRRAPGSRASDSRTSGGPAAGSRAAAGVEGAAVDAAVAAGVMAGHGAGDSMWQTSPPGSMYDYIKVASFSIGADGLVDQWSLRAEQLFGISAERAVGMDPIEAFIDPDRREEGQRKMAEVLDGREWTGVVPFRVPGPEGAEGLAEVYVMPTTVEGGERAAVCIVVDVRTLRRIETDLAASQSIFGQSPFGFLLIDTDLRVRRANHRIAALYGGNVDDHRGRGVRDYLQSPEAERVEATLRRVMETGDSITDMHVTGFLPGSEERRHWSVNLYRVHSGTGRPIGIAWLGTDITARRAAAREAAAARRNLALLNEAGSRIGNSLDLETTARELLDVVVPGFCDLATVDLYQGLLVGDETPPGLADGSAELRRVAFASAVSDAPFVGGPAPVRVGAVHHYPFNSPCADALRTARTQQVPEEGNLIQSTLAVPMVAHDTVVGLVQFSRTKGSEPFGERDRALAVELAARAAVCIDNARLYRREHERALILQRSLLPPGDPEASGLDIACRYLPGNAATEVGGDWFDVIELPGHRTALVVGDVMGRGLRAAVAMGELRTAVRTLALLDLEPAEVLSALDEIARGLGTSGGVQSASRTSSSRPRDKDLAEVYLATCVYAVYDSVTRRCTFANAGHLPPVLVEPGESALMLDVPPGMPLGVGGEPFEEVEVELPEGALLALYTDGLVESRDHPLDEGLQAFVGALTDPAQPPTALRAETPRSLEDVCDHVLNTLDTHHGEDDIALLMARVQGLPEDSVGDWTLPREPRSVGRAREYARGRLMAWDLEPLVDTAELLVSELVTNALRYGEGEIRLRLLLDRTLVCEVWDAGLVQPRRRRARDTDEGGRGLQLVGLLSAAWGSRRTPRGKTVWFELPLPGGEHGLTDPAEALLSLF from the coding sequence GTGAGCGAGATACCAGCGAAGGCCACGGAGTCCACGGGGGCCAAGAACCCGTCGGACCGCGCGCGGCCCGACGCCGCAGACGGTTCCGGCCTGGGCGGAGCCACTCGCGACAGCGGGGCCGCACGCGACAGGACGGGCGATGGGCTGACGCGCCGTGCGCCCGGGAGTCGAGCGTCCGACAGTCGGACGTCGGGCGGTCCCGCGGCCGGGAGCCGTGCGGCGGCCGGGGTGGAAGGTGCCGCTGTCGACGCCGCGGTGGCCGCGGGTGTCATGGCCGGTCACGGGGCCGGCGACTCGATGTGGCAGACCAGCCCGCCGGGATCCATGTACGACTACATCAAGGTCGCTTCGTTCTCCATCGGCGCCGACGGACTCGTCGACCAGTGGAGCCTGCGGGCCGAGCAGTTGTTCGGCATATCGGCCGAGCGGGCCGTGGGGATGGACCCGATCGAGGCCTTCATCGACCCCGACCGGCGTGAAGAGGGCCAGCGGAAGATGGCCGAGGTCCTCGACGGCCGGGAGTGGACCGGAGTGGTCCCCTTCCGGGTGCCGGGTCCCGAGGGGGCCGAGGGACTCGCCGAGGTCTATGTGATGCCCACCACGGTGGAGGGCGGCGAACGGGCCGCCGTGTGCATCGTGGTGGACGTCCGGACACTGCGCCGGATAGAGACCGACCTTGCCGCTTCGCAGTCGATTTTCGGCCAATCCCCGTTCGGTTTCCTTCTGATTGACACCGATCTTCGGGTAAGGCGCGCCAACCATCGCATCGCCGCCCTCTACGGCGGCAACGTCGACGACCACCGCGGCCGGGGCGTCCGCGACTACCTGCAGTCCCCGGAGGCCGAGCGGGTCGAGGCGACCCTGCGGCGGGTCATGGAGACCGGCGACTCGATCACGGACATGCACGTCACGGGCTTCCTGCCCGGCTCCGAAGAGCGCCGCCACTGGTCCGTCAACCTCTACCGCGTGCACAGCGGCACCGGCCGCCCCATCGGCATCGCCTGGCTCGGCACCGACATCACGGCCCGCCGCGCCGCCGCCCGCGAAGCCGCCGCCGCCCGGCGGAACCTCGCCCTCCTCAACGAGGCCGGTTCGCGCATCGGCAACTCCCTCGACCTGGAGACCACCGCCCGCGAACTCCTCGACGTCGTCGTCCCCGGCTTCTGCGACCTCGCCACCGTCGACCTCTACCAGGGCCTCCTGGTGGGCGACGAGACCCCGCCCGGGCTCGCCGACGGCAGCGCCGAGCTGCGCCGGGTCGCCTTCGCCAGCGCCGTCTCCGACGCGCCCTTCGTCGGCGGACCCGCCCCGGTGCGTGTCGGCGCGGTCCACCACTACCCGTTCAACTCGCCCTGCGCGGACGCCCTGCGCACCGCCCGCACCCAGCAGGTGCCCGAGGAGGGCAACCTGATCCAGTCCACGCTGGCGGTGCCGATGGTCGCCCACGACACCGTCGTAGGACTGGTCCAGTTCTCCCGTACGAAGGGCAGTGAGCCGTTCGGCGAACGGGACCGGGCGCTCGCCGTGGAGCTGGCCGCGCGCGCCGCCGTCTGTATCGACAACGCGCGCCTGTACCGCCGCGAGCACGAGCGCGCCCTCATCCTGCAGCGCTCCCTGCTGCCCCCGGGCGACCCCGAGGCCTCCGGGCTCGACATCGCCTGCCGCTATCTGCCGGGCAACGCGGCCACCGAGGTCGGCGGCGACTGGTTCGACGTCATCGAACTCCCCGGCCACCGCACGGCACTCGTCGTCGGCGACGTGATGGGCCGCGGACTGCGGGCAGCGGTGGCCATGGGCGAACTCCGTACGGCCGTCCGTACGTTGGCCCTGCTGGACCTCGAACCCGCCGAGGTCCTCTCGGCGCTCGACGAGATCGCCCGCGGCCTCGGCACCTCCGGAGGTGTCCAGTCCGCCTCCCGCACCTCCTCCAGCCGGCCACGTGACAAGGACCTCGCCGAGGTCTACCTCGCGACCTGCGTGTACGCCGTCTACGACTCGGTGACCCGCCGCTGCACCTTCGCCAACGCGGGCCATCTGCCGCCGGTGTTGGTCGAGCCGGGCGAGAGCGCGCTGATGCTCGACGTGCCGCCGGGCATGCCGCTCGGTGTCGGCGGTGAGCCGTTCGAGGAGGTGGAGGTCGAACTACCCGAAGGCGCACTGTTGGCGCTCTACACGGATGGACTGGTCGAATCCCGCGATCACCCCCTCGACGAAGGCCTCCAGGCGTTCGTCGGCGCGCTGACGGACCCCGCCCAGCCGCCGACCGCGCTGCGCGCCGAGACGCCCCGGTCGCTGGAGGACGTCTGCGACCACGTCCTCAACACCCTCGACACCCACCACGGCGAGGACGACATCGCGCTGCTCATGGCACGTGTCCAGGGGCTGCCCGAGGACTCCGTCGGCGACTGGACGCTGCCGCGCGAGCCGCGCAGCGTCGGCCGCGCCCGCGAGTACGCGCGCGGGCGGCTGATGGCCTGGGATCTGGAGCCCCTCGTCGACACGGCGGAACTGCTGGTCAGCGAGCTGGTCACCAACGCCCTGCGGTACGGCGAGGGCGAGATACGGCTTCGGCTGCTGCTCGACAGAACGCTCGTCTGCGAGGTCTGGGACGCGGGTCTTGTGCAGCCCCGGCGTCGCCGGGCCCGCGACACCGACGAGGGGGGACGCGGGCTGCAGCTCGTCGGGCTGCTCTCCGCGGCGTGGGGGTCCCGTCGTACGCCGCGCGGTAAGACGGTGTGGTTCGAACTGCCGTTGCCGGGTGGTGAGCACGGGCTGACGGATCCGGCGGAGGCGTTGCTGAGCCTGTTCTAG